The genomic interval TGATTTTTCAGTTTTTTAGTGAATCGGTATTGGTATCTGTATTGGCCTTCTTTCTGGCCTTGTTTCTTGTACAATTCTCCCTGCCTTTTTTCAATGAAGTCGCCGACAAAAAAATGACAGTTTTGTGGCTGAATCCCTTGTTCTGGCTGGCAAGTATTAGCTTTATTCTACTTACTGGTATCATTGCCGGCAGTTACCCGGCTTTGTATTTATCTTCTTTTCAGCCGGTAAAAGTACTGAAAGGCACCTTCCGGGCAGGTCGTTTTGCGGCTATTCCCAGGAAAGCATTGGTCGTATTACAGTTTACGGTTTCGGTTACTTTAATTATCGGCACCATTGTTGTCTTCCGCCAGATTCAGCATGCCAAGAACCGTCCCATTGGCTACGACCGGAATGGCCTGATCCAGGTGGATGTTATTATACCGGAAATTCATAATCATTTTGAAGTGGTACGAACCGAGTTAAAATCGCAAGGTGCCATCGTAGAGATGACTGAATCTACCAGTCCTACCACAGAAGTTTGGAATACAAATGGTGGGTTTAACTGGGAAGGCAAAGACCCTAACCTGGCTATTGATTTTCCTAATTCTGGCGTAACGTATGAATTTGGCAAAACCGTTGGCTGGCAATTTAAAGAAGGCCGGGATTTTTCCAGGGATTTTGCCACCGATTCTGCTGCATTTGTAATCAATGAGGCGATGGTAAAATTTATCGGGTTAAAAAATCCGGTAGGTACCCAGATCAAGTGGAATAATAAGCCATTTACGATTATTGGTGTCATCAAAGATATGGTAGTACAATCACCCTATCAGCCGGTACGGGCTTCTTTGTTTCACCTGTCTAATGACGGGGGAAATGTAATACTGGCGAAGCTAAATCCGGCTAAAACAGCCAGAGAATCACTGGCTAAAATTGAACAGGTTTTTAAAAAATATAATCCGGCATCACCCTTTGAATACAAATTTGTAGATGAGCAATATGCCAAGAAGTTTGGTGACGAAGAACGTATTGGTAAACTGGCTGGTGTATTTGCCGGATTAGCCATTTTAATCAGTTGCCTGGGCTTGTTTGGCCTGGCATCCTTCACGGCCGAGCAGCGCATTAAAGAAATCGGGGTACGTAAAGTGCTTGGCGCTTCGGTAATGGATTTATGGCTGCTGCTTTCCAAAGATTTTGTGCGCTTAGTCATTGTCTCCCTGCTGGTGGCCATTCCCATTGCCTATTTCCTGATGTACACCTGGTTGCAGCGGTACGAATACCGTTCTGGAATTTCGTGGTGGATTTTTGCTATGGCGGCCATCGGCGCATTGTTGATTACCCTATTAACCGTAAGCTATCAGGCCATTAAAGCGGCTTTAGCTAATCCGGTAAAAAGTTTACGCAATGAGTAAGGTTTGGACCGCAGATGACACAGCTTTTTTTGATAAAATAGGATAAAAAGAAAACTTATTCATCCTTTCATCTGTGTCGTCTGCGGTCGAGATTTTACTGTTCATCAACGTGCAATGAGTGTTCATTTCCGGACACATTTGTGGATAGTTTGCTCCTGAATTTGAGATGTAAATAATTGATTTTTAATATTTTAATTTAAGGGCAGATTTATTGTGATGCTAGTTGGCACCGGCTGAAAATGATTGATTAATACATTCATCCCTGTACCATTATGCTTCAAAATTATCTCACTATCGCCTTACGGAATTTATTTAAAAACAAAGTCTATTCCTTTCTCAATATTTTTGGCTTAGCCATAGGAATGGCCGTTGCCGTGCTGATCGGATTCTGGCTGCACGATGAACTGACCTATAATAAATTCCACGCAAACTACGACCGTATCGGGCAGGTGAAAACCACGCAGACCTTTAACGGTGAAACAGGTACTCATTCAGCGGTAGCTATTCCTTTGTCGGAAGAACTGCGGAGTAAGTATACTTCTGATTTCAAATATGTGGTAATGACTTCCTGGAATTTCGGGCATATTCTGGCCTATGGCGATAAAAGAATTTCTACCCAAGGCCTCTATACCCAGCCGGAATTCCCCGAAATGATGACGCTGAAAATGATCAAAGGGAGCCGCAACGCCCTTAAAGACCCTTCTTCTATGCTGATTAATGCATCGCTGGCAAAATCACTTTTCGGCGACGAGGATCCGATGAATAAAGTAATCAAGAAAAATAACAAGACCACCTATAAGATAGCCGGTGTATTTGAGGATTTGCCCCGTAATTCAGAATTCTATGAGTCATCGCTGCTTATTCCCTGGGAAGCCTATTTAGCCGAAGAACCCTGGGTAAAAAACTCCTATGATCAGTGGGGCAACCATTCCTGGCAAATGTTTGTGCAATTAAACGACAAAGTAGATTTTAATAAGGTTACAGCCAAAATCAGAGGAATTCCCATGCAGCACCTAACCGCTTCTGATGGGCAGGAAGAAGTGCTGGTACATCCGATGAGTAAATGGCATTTGTATTCCGAGTTTAAAGATGGCTCAGTGGTAGGTGGACGGATTCAGTTTGTCTGGCTATTTGCCATTATTGGCATATTTGTGCTGCTATTGGCTTGTATCAACTTTATGAATCTGGCCACCGCCCGTTCTGAAAAACGTTCGAAAGAAGTAGGGATTCGTAAAGCCGTAGGTTCGGTAAAAAGCCAGCTGGTATTTCAATTTTTAAGCGAATCTATATTAGTCGTATTTATCGCTTTTTTCCTGGCCTATTTTATTGTACTTATTAGCTTACCCTGGTTTAATGAACTGGCCGACAAAAAAATGAACAGCCAGTGGGCAAACCCGGTTTTCTGGC from Rhodocytophaga rosea carries:
- a CDS encoding ABC transporter permease — encoded protein: MLRNYLTVSFRNLLKHKVYSFLNIGGLSVGMAVAMLIGLWMYDEFSYNRYHKNYDRIARVMQHNIYNGNKESQVSNPAKMAEEILANYGSDFKYVLQSSWTNTHILKYGDKTLSTFGNYFEPAVTDMLSLRMLKGTRNGLQDPYSVLLSESVAKAVFGNADPMNKVIKLNNKYDVKVTGVYEDIPYNSEFRELNILLPWELYLIHNDWIQKMNDPWDSNFTQTFAQLAEHADVDQVSAKIKNVKYNKINQEDKRYKPEVFLHPMNKWHLYSEFKNGVNVGGRIQFVRLFGIIGIFVLLLACINFMNLATARSEKRAKEVGIRKTLGSIREQLIFQFFSESVLVSVLAFFLALFLVQFSLPFFNEVADKKMTVLWLNPLFWLASISFILLTGIIAGSYPALYLSSFQPVKVLKGTFRAGRFAAIPRKALVVLQFTVSVTLIIGTIVVFRQIQHAKNRPIGYDRNGLIQVDVIIPEIHNHFEVVRTELKSQGAIVEMTESTSPTTEVWNTNGGFNWEGKDPNLAIDFPNSGVTYEFGKTVGWQFKEGRDFSRDFATDSAAFVINEAMVKFIGLKNPVGTQIKWNNKPFTIIGVIKDMVVQSPYQPVRASLFHLSNDGGNVILAKLNPAKTARESLAKIEQVFKKYNPASPFEYKFVDEQYAKKFGDEERIGKLAGVFAGLAILISCLGLFGLASFTAEQRIKEIGVRKVLGASVMDLWLLLSKDFVRLVIVSLLVAIPIAYFLMYTWLQRYEYRSGISWWIFAMAAIGALLITLLTVSYQAIKAALANPVKSLRNE